Proteins co-encoded in one Pelobates fuscus isolate aPelFus1 chromosome 5, aPelFus1.pri, whole genome shotgun sequence genomic window:
- the LOC134612765 gene encoding D(4) dopamine receptor-like, whose amino-acid sequence MVTFLIKALSNVSAWNISNAGVDQELLSDRWWWPGKDHALKVGIITVLGFLIILGNSFVLIVIASSVSGWSRNSRYILISLTGTDVMLALIVVPLNLYGSLTLEPGAYDDGESPIGPYCHIVAFINSSVFASSIYSLATISLERYVAVFFPLHYNRVMSRHRVKLLIAAAWLLPPIFLLPISIPGGRIIQVYFSRASLICNPDYATNVVYSLFLTVVIFFPCSAIVTFANLRLWLVARKQSRRMSIGWTGRSPPLDLPTVCSRVTETRIATINENLCPSTENGDKGLRRGDAASRVLVPVVIVFYMCWTPCMVTILYNAITQERVPEWVEFVALWLPSGNGFLNCFVYFWINKSFRHKFRKLCPWCSGCNSKRSRKTVPTRCTHEHWMSNSSPALQERSCSVSSTCILLNLSGDTFL is encoded by the exons ATGGTGACATTTTTGATAAAGGCCTTGTCCAATGTCTCTGCCTGGAACATAAGCAACGCTGGGGTGGATCAAGAGCTACTGTCTGACAGATGGTGGTGGCCTGGAAAAGACCATGCTCTTAAAGTTGGAATCATCACAGTCCTAGGTTTCCTGATCATCTTGGGAAATTCATTTGTATTGATTGTTATTGCCTCATCCGTGTCCGGTTGGTCACGCAATAGTCGCTACATTCTCATTTCTCTGACTGGTACAGACGTCATGCTCGCCCTGATTGTAGTACCTCTGAATTTGTATGGAAGCTTAACCTTAGAACCTGGGGCATATGATGATGGGGAGTCACCAATTGGACCCTACTGTCACATTGTGGCTTTTATCAACTCTTCAGTGTTTGCCTCTTCTATATATTCATTGGCTACTATCAGCCTGGAGCGTTACGTTGCTGTATTCTTTCCACTGCACTACAACAGAGTAATGAGCCGACATCGGGTCAAGTTGCTTATTGCTGCAGCCTGGTTGCTGCCACCTATTTTTCTCTTACCAATCTCTATCCCTGGTGGGAGAATTATACAAGTCTATTTTTCTCGGGCCTCACTTATTTGTAATCCAGACTATGCTACTAACGTGGTTTACTCCCTTTTTCTAACAGTTGTAATATTTTTTCCATGCTCCGCTATAGTGACTTTTGCCAACCTGAGGCTTTGGCTGGTGGCAAGAAAGCAGAGCAGGAGGATGAGTATAGGCTGGACAGGGAGAAGCCCACCCTTGGACCTACCAACAGTATGTAGCAGAGTAACAGAAACTAGAATTGCTACAATCAATGAAAACCTTTGTCCATCCACGGAAAATGGAGACAAAGGCCTGCGAAGGGGAGATGCTGCATCAAGAGTGCTGGTTCCTGTGGTGATTGTCTTTTACATGTGCTGGACACCATGTATGGTCACCATCTTATACAATG CGATAACTCAGGAGAGGGTACCGGAATGGGTGGAGTTTGTAGCCTTGTGGCTTCCCAGTGGCAATGGCTTCCTTAACTGCTTTGTCTACTTCTGGATCAACAAGAGTTTCCGTCACAAATTCCGAAAACTGTGCCCTTGGTGCAGCGGCTGCAACAGTAAAAGAAGCAGAAAGACTGTACCCACCAGATGTACCCATGAACATTGGATGAGCAACAGCTCTCCGGCATTGCAGGAGAGATCATGCAGTGTGTCTTCAACGTGCATACTTCTTAATCTGTCAGGAGACACGTTTTTATGA